One Rossellomorea aquimaris DNA window includes the following coding sequences:
- a CDS encoding DUF2935 domain-containing protein: MTNAIVARSLDEIQFWSRIMKEHALFLSLGFTYDQKQLIEEAQQFITVFERIEEKLNRYSINTDVRQIQAFNSEVYQAAAAIWNYKRKILGLTLRCEIRSNNYPLLVDHISREAAFFAKRLQELNEGKLVPEQDSIIQENVFFLKIMADHAKFIGHLLDPSERKLVEQAREFSQDFDQLVFQAIDLDSMRPQSETKPMLNQFLNQNKVSVKSLRDFKKTARELIEECRIKSNIHPLLADHTFREAERFLEIIDLFEASLQTK; encoded by the coding sequence ATGACAAATGCGATCGTAGCTCGATCTTTAGATGAGATTCAATTTTGGTCGAGAATTATGAAGGAGCATGCGTTGTTTCTGAGCTTGGGATTCACGTATGATCAAAAGCAATTAATTGAAGAAGCACAGCAGTTCATTACGGTTTTCGAAAGAATCGAGGAGAAGCTGAATAGATACTCCATCAACACGGATGTGCGACAAATCCAAGCTTTTAACAGTGAAGTTTATCAAGCGGCAGCTGCGATTTGGAACTATAAGCGGAAAATACTAGGATTGACATTGCGATGTGAAATCCGTTCTAATAATTATCCATTGTTAGTGGATCATATTAGCAGGGAGGCAGCATTCTTTGCCAAACGTCTGCAGGAACTGAATGAGGGGAAACTTGTTCCTGAACAGGATTCAATAATCCAGGAAAATGTATTCTTCCTGAAGATCATGGCCGATCACGCAAAATTTATCGGACATCTATTGGATCCTTCCGAACGAAAATTAGTTGAACAGGCGAGAGAGTTCAGCCAGGATTTCGACCAACTCGTTTTTCAAGCGATTGATTTAGACTCCATGCGTCCACAATCCGAAACAAAGCCAATGTTGAACCAATTTCTGAATCAAAATAAGGTTTCAGTTAAGTCATTGCGTGATTTCAAGAAAACCGCAAGAGAATTAATTGAAGAATGCAGAATCAAAAGTAATATCCATCCACTTTTGGCTGATCACACATTTAGAGAAGCAGAACGATTCCTGGAAATCATCGATTTATTTGAAGCGAGTTTGCAAACGAAATAA